A region of Lacinutrix sp. Hel_I_90 DNA encodes the following proteins:
- a CDS encoding ArsC/Spx/MgsR family protein: MIVIYHNPDSIESNKCIEILETSKHNHQVIKYYDKALDKEKLIKIINLLKISPLELIRTEEKLWIEKFKHLIIAGIEFSNDELIDIMISHPQLIERPIIINGERAVIGKPPKKIFDIL; this comes from the coding sequence ATGATAGTGATATATCACAATCCAGATTCTATAGAGTCAAACAAATGCATCGAAATTTTAGAAACCAGTAAACACAATCATCAAGTCATTAAATATTACGACAAAGCACTTGATAAGGAAAAACTGATAAAAATAATTAATCTACTTAAAATCTCTCCATTAGAACTTATAAGGACAGAAGAAAAACTTTGGATTGAAAAATTTAAACACCTTATAATCGCTGGTATTGAGTTTTCAAATGACGAACTTATAGATATCATGATTAGTCACCCTCAGCTCATAGAGCGTCCCATTATAATAAATGGTGAAAGAGCAGTAATTGGGAAACCGCCTAAAAAGATATTTGATATTTTGTAG
- a CDS encoding TonB-dependent receptor domain-containing protein: MYKTITIAFLLFFSLNLIAQNTQEEVTISGKILEESSKAPLEYATIIFDNKNDAKVITGGITNRNGEYAIQVQTGNYSVSIEYIGYKTVSLGDKRITKDENYGTIYLEESAEALEGVELIAETTTVEIKLDKKIYNVGKDLTVRGGTVSDVLDNVPSVSVDVEGNVALRGNDNVRILINGKPSGLVGLNSTEALRQLPAESIERVEVITSPSARYDAEGTGGIINIILRRSKLQGLNGAITTNVGYNPSAGINGNINYRTGDLNIFSTTGYSYREVPGNSNSSTQFNSTGEFLDENNTYDRKRKGLTSNFGIEWYVNDSASLTTSILYRDGDDKDVNTNTLKRYDSNRNLLSTTIRLDPETEIDKTIQYALNFQKNFSDSGHALTFDFQYEDSQEDQNSLIQVNNIITNDIKTLEDQSQILLQSDYVLPIGENSQFEAGYRGNFDTTSTDLDVETLDENTSTLEIDTGLTNQLNFKQYVNAVYSQYGSKFGSFSFLLGLRLENTRITIDQPTSGSLNKKNFTGLFPTVNLNYEFTEDESITLGYARRLRRARGYFLNPFRSFSSATNFFQGNPDLNPSYSGQFDLGYIKRFGKFTFNSSAYYSHATDGFNFVSFDTGEFANVDGEQLPIIVRTPINLATEDRYGFEFTLTYNPSRKWRVNGNFNFFQNETKGTTPNGLSLDNTNNSWFARISNKYTLPGAVDWQTNLDYRGPNADAQSQTEGIFTTTMAFSKDLFNESASIAFNVNDLFNSRKRQQTTTTPTFTAFSEFQWRERSFNLSFTYRFNQKKKQERRGDYGGGDEGFEG, encoded by the coding sequence ATGTATAAAACTATTACAATCGCTTTTCTTTTATTTTTCTCTTTAAATTTAATTGCTCAAAATACTCAAGAAGAAGTCACCATTTCTGGTAAAATCCTTGAAGAATCATCAAAAGCACCATTAGAATACGCTACCATCATTTTTGATAATAAAAATGATGCAAAAGTAATAACTGGTGGTATTACAAATCGAAATGGTGAATACGCCATACAAGTACAAACGGGAAACTATAGCGTAAGCATAGAGTATATTGGATACAAAACGGTATCTCTAGGCGATAAGCGTATTACAAAAGATGAAAATTACGGCACAATTTATTTAGAAGAAAGTGCTGAAGCATTAGAAGGTGTAGAACTTATTGCCGAAACGACCACAGTAGAAATAAAACTCGATAAAAAAATATATAATGTTGGTAAAGACTTAACCGTTCGTGGTGGTACGGTAAGTGATGTTTTAGACAATGTACCGTCAGTTTCTGTAGATGTTGAAGGTAATGTTGCTTTACGGGGAAATGACAACGTACGTATTTTAATAAACGGAAAACCCTCGGGATTAGTCGGTTTAAATTCTACTGAAGCATTAAGACAACTTCCTGCGGAATCTATTGAGCGTGTTGAAGTCATCACTTCTCCATCTGCCAGGTATGACGCAGAAGGAACGGGGGGAATTATTAATATAATTTTACGTAGAAGTAAGTTACAAGGTCTTAATGGCGCGATAACTACAAATGTAGGTTACAATCCTTCCGCAGGAATTAACGGAAACATTAACTACCGAACCGGAGACCTAAATATTTTCAGTACTACAGGATATAGCTATAGGGAAGTGCCTGGAAACTCAAACTCTTCCACTCAATTCAATTCCACCGGAGAATTTCTGGATGAAAATAACACCTATGACAGAAAAAGAAAAGGATTAACTTCTAATTTTGGAATAGAATGGTATGTTAATGATTCCGCATCTTTAACAACTTCTATTCTTTATAGAGACGGTGATGACAAAGACGTAAACACAAACACTTTAAAACGTTACGATAGTAATCGGAATCTACTATCTACCACAATCCGCCTGGATCCTGAGACTGAAATAGACAAAACCATTCAATATGCGTTGAATTTTCAAAAAAACTTTAGCGATAGTGGTCATGCGTTAACTTTTGATTTTCAATATGAAGATAGTCAGGAAGATCAAAACTCCCTCATACAGGTAAATAATATTATAACGAATGATATAAAGACATTAGAAGACCAAAGTCAAATATTATTGCAATCTGATTACGTGTTACCAATTGGAGAAAATAGTCAATTTGAAGCTGGCTATAGAGGGAATTTTGATACAACATCTACTGATTTAGACGTTGAAACTTTAGATGAGAACACTAGCACCTTAGAGATTGATACGGGATTAACAAATCAATTAAACTTTAAACAATATGTAAATGCTGTATATAGCCAATATGGAAGTAAATTTGGGAGTTTTTCCTTTTTATTAGGGCTAAGATTAGAAAATACAAGAATTACAATAGATCAACCTACATCTGGATCTTTAAATAAAAAGAATTTTACAGGTTTGTTTCCAACTGTAAATCTAAACTATGAATTTACAGAAGATGAAAGTATAACTTTAGGTTATGCGAGAAGATTGAGACGAGCAAGAGGTTATTTTTTGAATCCGTTTCGTTCATTTTCCAGTGCTACAAACTTCTTTCAGGGAAATCCAGACTTGAATCCAAGCTACTCTGGACAATTTGATCTGGGCTACATCAAGCGGTTTGGTAAATTCACGTTTAACTCCTCTGCGTACTATTCACATGCAACAGATGGTTTTAACTTTGTTAGCTTTGATACTGGTGAATTTGCAAACGTAGATGGAGAGCAATTGCCAATCATTGTGCGCACGCCAATTAATTTAGCTACAGAAGATCGCTATGGTTTTGAATTTACGTTAACTTATAATCCATCAAGAAAATGGAGGGTAAATGGTAACTTTAACTTTTTCCAAAATGAAACAAAAGGGACGACACCAAACGGTCTGTCCTTAGACAACACTAATAACAGTTGGTTTGCTAGAATAAGTAACAAATATACTTTGCCTGGCGCTGTAGACTGGCAAACTAACCTTGATTATAGAGGACCAAATGCTGATGCACAAAGTCAAACCGAAGGTATTTTTACAACAACGATGGCCTTTAGTAAGGATTTGTTTAATGAAAGTGCATCAATAGCGTTTAATGTTAACGATTTGTTTAATAGTCGAAAACGTCAACAAACGACCACTACTCCAACATTTACTGCCTTTAGCGAATTTCAATGGAGAGAACGTAGCTTTAATTTATCGTTTACTTATAGATTCAATCAGAAAAAGAAGCAAGAACGCCGTGGTGACTATGGAGGTGGTGATGAAGGTTTTGAAGGCTAA
- a CDS encoding lipid A deacylase LpxR family protein has protein sequence MHKNLLSLLVLLFVPFFGFSQKIDHLVSYRDIDATDYFRFNYDNDYFAATDENYTQGYNFELVSSHFEKNPINALFFKCDTVNTKVKYGLAIEHIGFTPNNYASPNIQRLDRPFAAAIYLKSFYIATNTTSKIRVTSSFNIGLIGPGAFGEEMQVGIHEATGNKIPRGWKNQIKNDLVLNYDLGIEKQLFEYNRLFSMQANANLKLGTLFTSASIGASTQIGIINSVYQPQKSNKAFRLYFYSEIKGAFVGYDASLQGGLFNRNSPYTIASNDLRRFTGQLNYGIVLKTKTMYFEYTRTTITREINSVSAANWGGIKVGFTL, from the coding sequence ATGCACAAAAACCTTTTATCTTTACTCGTCCTTTTGTTTGTTCCATTTTTTGGGTTCTCCCAAAAAATAGATCATTTGGTTTCTTACAGAGACATTGATGCTACAGATTATTTTAGATTCAACTACGACAATGATTATTTTGCTGCTACTGATGAGAATTATACACAAGGCTATAATTTTGAACTGGTTTCGTCACATTTTGAAAAGAATCCCATTAATGCACTATTTTTCAAATGTGATACTGTGAACACTAAAGTGAAGTATGGTCTAGCTATAGAACACATTGGCTTTACACCAAACAATTATGCGAGTCCAAACATTCAACGTTTGGATAGACCGTTTGCAGCTGCAATTTACTTGAAATCATTTTATATAGCGACGAACACTACATCCAAAATAAGAGTTACATCATCATTTAATATAGGGCTTATTGGCCCCGGTGCTTTTGGAGAAGAAATGCAAGTTGGTATTCATGAAGCTACTGGTAATAAAATTCCAAGAGGTTGGAAAAATCAAATAAAAAATGATCTTGTTTTAAATTACGACTTAGGCATAGAAAAACAACTGTTTGAATATAACAGACTATTTTCTATGCAAGCTAATGCTAATTTAAAACTAGGCACTCTTTTTACAAGTGCTTCAATTGGTGCTTCAACGCAAATAGGCATTATAAATTCAGTATATCAGCCTCAAAAGTCAAACAAAGCGTTTCGCTTATATTTTTATTCAGAAATAAAAGGGGCTTTTGTAGGCTACGACGCTTCTTTACAAGGTGGTCTTTTTAACAGGAATAGTCCTTACACGATTGCCTCTAATGACCTAAGACGTTTTACTGGTCAGTTAAATTATGGTATTGTTTTAAAAACAAAAACAATGTATTTTGAATACACCAGAACTACCATTACTAGAGAAATCAATTCTGTAAGCGCTGCCAATTGGGGAGGAATAAAAGTTGGATTTACTTTATAG
- the fumC gene encoding class II fumarate hydratase, giving the protein MEYRIEKDTMGDVQVPADKLWGAQTERSRNNFKIGAPASMPLEVVYGFAYLKKAAAYTNCELGVLAEEKRDLIAQVCDEILEGKHDDQFPLVIWQTGSGTQSNMNVNEVIANRAHQIAGKVVGEGEKTIQPNDDVNKSQSSNDTFPTGMHIAAYHKIAKNTIPNIIKLRNTLHDKTIAFKDVVKIGRTHLMDATPLTLGQEFSGYVSQLDHGLKALNNTLPHLAELALGGTAVGTGLNTPEGYDELVAKYIAKFTNLPFITAENKFEALAAHDAIVESHGALKQLAVSLNKIANDIRMMASGPRSGIGEIIIPANEPGSSIMPGKVNPTQCEALTMVCAQVMGNDVAITIGGTQGHYELNVFKPMMASNILQSAQLLGDACASFEEHCAAGIEPNHDVIKELLNNSLMLVTALNTKIGYYKAAEIANTAHKNGTTLKTEAINLGYVTAEDYDAWVRPEDMVGGLK; this is encoded by the coding sequence ATGGAATACAGAATAGAAAAAGACACGATGGGTGACGTACAAGTGCCTGCAGATAAGCTTTGGGGCGCACAAACAGAGCGTTCAAGAAATAACTTTAAAATTGGGGCACCAGCTTCTATGCCTTTAGAAGTAGTTTATGGTTTTGCCTATCTTAAAAAAGCAGCCGCTTATACCAATTGTGAATTAGGTGTTTTAGCAGAAGAAAAACGAGATTTAATCGCTCAGGTCTGTGACGAGATTTTAGAAGGTAAACATGATGACCAATTTCCATTAGTCATCTGGCAAACCGGTTCTGGTACGCAATCTAATATGAACGTGAATGAGGTGATTGCAAACCGAGCACATCAAATTGCTGGAAAAGTGGTGGGTGAAGGAGAGAAAACAATTCAGCCTAATGATGATGTTAATAAATCGCAATCCTCTAACGATACGTTTCCAACGGGTATGCATATTGCAGCCTATCATAAGATTGCTAAGAACACGATTCCAAATATTATTAAATTACGTAACACCTTACATGATAAAACAATAGCTTTTAAAGATGTAGTAAAAATTGGTAGAACGCATTTAATGGATGCTACGCCTTTGACTTTAGGTCAGGAATTTTCGGGTTATGTATCACAACTCGACCATGGCTTAAAAGCTTTAAATAATACATTACCACATTTAGCTGAATTAGCTCTAGGAGGAACTGCCGTTGGTACCGGTTTAAACACACCCGAAGGTTACGACGAATTGGTTGCAAAATACATTGCGAAATTCACCAACTTGCCTTTCATCACTGCCGAAAATAAATTTGAAGCGCTAGCAGCTCATGATGCGATTGTTGAATCTCACGGAGCATTAAAACAATTAGCAGTCTCACTTAACAAAATAGCTAATGACATTAGAATGATGGCTTCAGGACCACGTTCTGGTATTGGAGAGATCATTATTCCTGCGAATGAGCCTGGAAGTTCAATTATGCCTGGAAAAGTAAATCCAACGCAATGCGAAGCCTTAACCATGGTATGCGCACAAGTTATGGGTAATGATGTGGCCATTACTATTGGAGGCACACAAGGACATTATGAATTAAATGTATTTAAGCCTATGATGGCAAGTAACATTTTACAATCTGCACAACTATTAGGTGATGCCTGTGCCAGTTTTGAAGAACATTGTGCTGCTGGTATTGAGCCAAATCACGATGTTATTAAAGAATTGCTAAACAACTCTTTAATGCTTGTTACTGCTTTAAACACCAAAATTGGTTATTATAAAGCTGCTGAAATAGCAAATACAGCTCACAAAAATGGAACAACCTTAAAAACAGAAGCGATAAATTTAGGCTATGTGACTGCTGAAGATTATGATGCTTGGGTAAGACCAGAAGACATGGTTGGTGGTTTAAAATAA
- the hutI gene encoding imidazolonepropionase, which produces MSILIKNIKELLQIRDHGILKVEGHDMKTLPTIKNAYLLIEDDTIVDFGKMEDCHNYNPSETIDAKGKIVLPAWCDSHTHIVYAGNREQEFVDRINGLSYEEIANRGGGILNSAEVLQNTSEETLYQQSAKRVEQVMQLGTGALEIKSGYGLSIDAELKMLRVIKRIKKNFPIKIKATFLGAHALPKEYKNDKQGYLDLIINEMLPQIAKENLANYVDVFCEKGYFSLEDTEKILAASKAFHLQPKIHVNQFNAFGGVALAVKYKALSVDHLEELNQEDIDALKGSNTMPVALPSCSYFLSIPYTPGRRIIDAGLPLALATDYNPGSTPSGNMNFVVSTACIKMKLTPEEAINAATINGAYAMGISNVCGSITKGKKANIIITKEVPSYSFLPYAFGENHIEQVIINGLCL; this is translated from the coding sequence ATGTCTATTCTAATAAAAAACATTAAAGAGTTACTTCAAATTCGTGATCACGGTATTTTAAAAGTTGAAGGTCATGACATGAAAACCCTTCCAACTATAAAAAACGCCTATCTTCTTATTGAAGACGATACGATTGTTGACTTTGGAAAAATGGAAGATTGTCATAATTATAATCCTTCAGAAACCATCGATGCTAAAGGTAAAATAGTGCTTCCAGCGTGGTGTGATTCGCATACACATATCGTATATGCAGGAAATAGAGAACAAGAGTTTGTAGATAGAATTAATGGACTGTCCTATGAAGAAATAGCAAATCGCGGGGGTGGTATTTTAAATAGTGCAGAAGTCCTTCAAAATACTTCGGAAGAAACACTTTATCAGCAATCCGCAAAGCGTGTTGAGCAAGTGATGCAATTAGGAACTGGAGCCCTTGAAATAAAATCAGGTTACGGCTTATCTATAGACGCAGAACTTAAAATGCTTCGGGTTATCAAACGAATCAAAAAAAACTTTCCTATTAAAATAAAGGCCACTTTTTTAGGTGCGCATGCACTACCAAAAGAGTATAAAAATGATAAACAAGGGTATTTAGATTTAATAATCAATGAGATGCTTCCGCAGATAGCAAAAGAAAACTTAGCTAATTATGTGGATGTATTTTGTGAAAAAGGCTATTTTTCACTGGAAGATACCGAAAAAATATTAGCCGCTTCAAAAGCGTTTCATTTACAACCAAAAATACATGTGAATCAATTTAATGCGTTTGGTGGTGTTGCTTTAGCCGTAAAATACAAGGCATTAAGTGTAGACCATTTAGAAGAATTAAACCAGGAGGACATTGATGCTTTAAAAGGCAGTAACACCATGCCTGTAGCCTTACCATCCTGTTCCTATTTTTTGAGTATTCCTTATACACCGGGTCGTAGAATTATTGATGCTGGTTTACCATTAGCCTTGGCAACTGATTACAACCCTGGTTCTACACCCTCTGGGAACATGAATTTTGTAGTGAGTACTGCCTGTATTAAAATGAAACTCACTCCCGAAGAAGCGATTAACGCAGCAACTATAAATGGTGCCTATGCCATGGGAATTAGTAATGTATGTGGAAGTATTACCAAAGGAAAAAAAGCAAATATTATAATCACAAAGGAAGTCCCTAGTTATAGTTTTTTGCCTTATGCTTTTGGAGAAAACCATATAGAGCAGGTTATTATCAATGGACTATGCCTTTAA